In one window of Bacteroidetes bacterium GWF2_43_63 DNA:
- a CDS encoding aspartate 1-decarboxylase: MNIQVLKSKIHKATVTEADLYYTGSITIDENLMDAVDLIEFEKVHVLNINNGERLETYVIKGARDSGTICMNGPAARKVAPGDTVIILSYCSLEYNEAKKFKPAIIFPDKNNKL, from the coding sequence ATGAATATACAGGTGTTGAAAAGCAAAATCCACAAAGCAACGGTGACTGAAGCCGATCTGTATTACACAGGAAGCATCACCATCGATGAAAACCTGATGGATGCTGTTGATTTGATAGAATTTGAAAAAGTTCATGTGCTGAACATCAATAATGGTGAACGTCTTGAAACTTATGTGATCAAAGGTGCCCGCGATAGCGGAACCATTTGCATGAACGGCCCTGCGGCACGAAAAGTGGCTCCGGGAGATACCGTTATAATTTTATCCTATTGCTCGCTTGAATACAATGAAGCAAAAAAATTCAAACCGGCTATCATTTTTCCAGACAAAAACAACAAACTTTAA
- a CDS encoding pantoate--beta-alanine ligase, producing MNIFRTIKEYKDWRNGLTDKTTIGFVPTMGFLHQGHISLVSASLKENDETVVSIFVNPTQFNNPEDLVKYPRNEARDLAMLEKAGATAVFIPTVEEMYPEPVTRTFTFTGIDDVMEGAKRPGHFNGVAMVVSALFSIVGPNISYFGMKDYQQLLIIRKLAENDFPLINIKGMPIVREDDGLAMSSRNSRLSEEEREMAPLIYEVLKRSKQLIQEFQPDEVCRHCERMLAGSGMIEPEYFIIADAQTLQPLQKKEDAKHAMAFVAAWLGKVRLIDNFELF from the coding sequence ATGAATATTTTCCGCACAATTAAAGAATACAAAGACTGGCGTAACGGATTAACAGATAAAACCACTATTGGCTTTGTTCCAACCATGGGATTCCTGCACCAGGGCCACATTTCGCTGGTTTCTGCCTCTCTGAAAGAGAATGATGAAACCGTTGTGAGCATTTTTGTCAACCCCACTCAGTTTAACAATCCGGAGGATCTTGTAAAATACCCCAGAAATGAAGCAAGGGACCTGGCTATGCTCGAAAAAGCGGGAGCGACGGCTGTTTTCATACCGACCGTTGAAGAGATGTATCCCGAGCCGGTTACCAGAACATTCACATTCACTGGTATCGACGACGTGATGGAAGGAGCTAAGCGACCCGGGCACTTCAACGGAGTTGCCATGGTTGTTTCAGCGTTATTCAGCATTGTTGGGCCTAATATCTCCTATTTCGGAATGAAAGACTACCAGCAACTCCTGATCATTCGGAAACTTGCAGAAAATGATTTTCCACTGATAAACATTAAGGGAATGCCCATCGTGCGTGAAGACGACGGACTGGCCATGAGTTCTCGCAATTCAAGACTTTCTGAAGAAGAACGCGAAATGGCTCCTTTGATTTACGAAGTGTTGAAACGATCCAAACAGCTCATTCAGGAATTCCAACCCGACGAGGTCTGCCGGCACTGCGAGCGCATGCTCGCAGGAAGCGGAATGATCGAACCAGAATACTTCATCATCGCCGATGCACAGACCCTGCAACCGCTGCAAAAAAAAGAAGATGCAAAACACGCCATGGCATTTGTGGCCGCTTGGCTTGGCAAGGTAAGACTCATTGACAATTTCGAATTATTTTAG
- a CDS encoding glycogen synthase produces MEKAKILYVSQEITPYLRDSQMGNVCRHLPQGTQERGKEIRTFMPRFGCINERRHQLHEVIRLSGMNIIINDSDHPLIIKVASIQQARMQVYFIDSEDYFHRKFIVHDKDNRFYNDNDARSVFFNRGVLETVKKLGWAPDIIHCHGWMTALIAPYVKKVYKKHPIFSESKIILSLYDDHFSEYLSEQVVPNIIMDDLTAAGLPQLKKDRNYLGWMKTAIDYSDGIIVGSADVSKDVLDYAKKSKLPMLEYQGEENYIDAFNKFYDRVLINEEVAC; encoded by the coding sequence ATGGAGAAAGCAAAAATTCTGTACGTATCTCAGGAAATCACCCCGTATTTAAGGGACAGCCAAATGGGAAATGTTTGCAGGCACCTGCCGCAGGGTACCCAGGAAAGAGGAAAAGAGATCCGCACATTTATGCCCCGTTTCGGATGTATCAATGAGCGTAGACATCAGCTGCATGAGGTGATTCGCCTCTCCGGGATGAATATCATTATCAACGACTCCGATCACCCGCTTATCATCAAAGTTGCAAGTATCCAACAGGCACGAATGCAGGTTTACTTCATCGACAGCGAAGATTATTTTCACCGCAAATTTATTGTTCACGATAAAGACAATCGTTTTTATAACGATAACGATGCCCGCTCGGTATTTTTTAACAGAGGCGTACTCGAAACAGTAAAAAAACTTGGATGGGCTCCCGACATTATCCACTGCCATGGCTGGATGACCGCTCTCATAGCTCCTTATGTAAAAAAAGTATATAAAAAGCACCCTATATTTTCAGAAAGCAAAATCATTCTATCGCTCTATGACGATCATTTTTCGGAATATTTGTCAGAGCAGGTTGTTCCCAATATTATCATGGATGATCTCACAGCTGCTGGTTTGCCTCAGCTCAAGAAAGACCGCAACTATCTTGGTTGGATGAAAACGGCCATTGATTATTCAGATGGAATTATTGTTGGATCAGCCGATGTAAGCAAAGATGTGCTTGATTACGCAAAGAAAAGCAAGCTGCCAATGCTCGAATACCAGGGCGAGGAGAATTACATTGATGCATTCAATAAATTCTATGACCGGGTTTTAATCAATGAGGAAGTAGCCTGCTAG
- a CDS encoding acyl carrier protein, with amino-acid sequence MSEIAEKVKAIIVDKLGVDAAEVKPEASFTNDLGADSLDQVELIMEFEKAFELQIPDDQAEKIGTVGEAIKYIEENKK; translated from the coding sequence ATGTCAGAAATTGCAGAAAAAGTAAAAGCCATTATTGTTGACAAATTAGGCGTCGACGCAGCAGAAGTTAAACCAGAAGCCAGTTTCACAAATGATCTGGGCGCTGATTCACTGGACCAGGTTGAATTGATTATGGAATTCGAAAAAGCTTTCGAACTCCAGATTCCGGACGACCAGGCAGAAAAGATCGGCACCGTAGGTGAAGCGATCAAGTACATTGAAGAAAACAAAAAGTAA
- a CDS encoding beta-ketoacyl-[acyl-carrier-protein] synthase II, with amino-acid sequence MNKRRVVVTGLGAITPIGNTVPEFWDSLHNGVSGTGTITRFDASKFKTQIGCEVKNYDSSKYFDRKEVRKYDLVSQFGIISANEAIKDSGLNLEQEDCSRIGVVWASGIGGLITFYEEISEFTKGDGTPRFNPFFIPKMIADITAGHISMINGLKGPNYCTVSACASSANAIADAIMLVRHGYADVMVAGGSEAAINQGGIGGFNAMHAISTRNDDPKTASRPFDKDRDGFVLGEGGAGVIIEDYDHAVKRGARIYAELVGFGLSADAHHLTAPHPEGEGAKAAMSIAIKDAGITPQDVEHINTHGTSTPVGDIAEPKAIVSLFGEHAPKISINSTKSMHGHLLGAAGAIEAIAVILSLKNGIIPPTINHFTDDPDIAALDFTFNKVKERNITYALSNTFGFGGHNVCLAFKKYE; translated from the coding sequence ATGAATAAAAGGCGAGTTGTTGTAACTGGCCTTGGCGCAATTACTCCGATTGGTAACACTGTCCCGGAATTCTGGGACAGTTTACACAACGGAGTGAGTGGTACCGGAACGATTACCAGGTTCGATGCATCAAAATTCAAGACACAGATTGGCTGTGAAGTAAAGAATTATGACTCATCAAAGTATTTTGACCGTAAAGAGGTTAGAAAATATGACCTGGTTTCTCAGTTCGGAATCATAAGTGCCAATGAGGCCATTAAAGACTCAGGTTTAAACCTAGAGCAAGAGGATTGTTCACGCATTGGTGTTGTATGGGCCAGTGGTATTGGCGGTTTGATAACTTTTTACGAAGAGATCTCCGAATTTACCAAAGGTGATGGTACTCCACGCTTCAATCCATTTTTTATTCCTAAAATGATTGCCGACATCACTGCCGGTCACATCAGTATGATTAACGGCCTTAAAGGTCCTAATTATTGCACCGTTTCAGCATGCGCATCTTCGGCCAACGCAATCGCCGATGCCATAATGCTTGTTCGTCACGGCTACGCTGATGTAATGGTTGCCGGTGGCTCCGAAGCTGCCATCAATCAAGGCGGTATCGGAGGCTTCAACGCTATGCATGCAATTTCAACCCGCAACGATGATCCTAAAACGGCTTCACGTCCTTTCGACAAGGACCGCGATGGCTTTGTTCTGGGTGAAGGCGGTGCCGGAGTTATTATTGAAGATTATGACCATGCAGTAAAACGTGGCGCAAGAATCTATGCAGAATTGGTTGGTTTTGGCCTTTCGGCCGATGCTCACCATCTGACTGCTCCACATCCGGAAGGTGAAGGAGCCAAGGCTGCAATGTCGATTGCCATCAAAGATGCAGGTATCACCCCGCAGGACGTCGAGCATATCAATACGCATGGAACGTCAACCCCTGTTGGGGACATTGCTGAACCAAAAGCGATTGTTTCGCTTTTTGGTGAGCATGCACCCAAAATATCGATCAACTCAACGAAGTCAATGCACGGACACTTGCTTGGTGCAGCTGGCGCTATTGAGGCGATTGCCGTGATTCTCTCTCTCAAAAATGGCATCATCCCTCCGACCATCAACCATTTCACCGATGATCCGGATATTGCTGCCCTTGATTTCACTTTCAACAAGGTGAAAGAACGTAACATCACTTATGCCCTTAGTAACACTTTCGGCTTTGGTGGTCACAACGTTTGCCTTGCGTTCAAAAAGTATGAATAG
- a CDS encoding ribonuclease III: MVRLFRKKIANELSKSIKNIFGFRPGNIFLYELAFMHKSAHAERNGREISNERLEYLGDAVISVIVADFLFKKFPFADEGNLTEMRSRVVSRNSLNKIAEKLGVGRLVTMSSVPVSNAYTGNALEAFFGAVYLDKGYSFAQNLLINFIFGRRIDVDAFINTETNFKSKLIEFCQKEKSSLDFSIVEEIQAGRKKQYVCEARINGEARSRGIDYSIKGAEQNAAEKALEVLRNGAE; encoded by the coding sequence ATAGTGAGACTTTTCAGAAAGAAAATCGCTAACGAACTTTCAAAAAGTATAAAAAATATTTTCGGGTTTCGGCCCGGAAATATTTTTTTGTATGAACTTGCATTTATGCATAAATCGGCCCACGCAGAACGCAATGGCCGCGAAATATCCAACGAGCGGCTCGAGTATCTGGGTGATGCTGTCATCAGTGTGATTGTTGCCGATTTTTTATTTAAAAAGTTCCCTTTTGCCGATGAAGGAAATCTGACTGAAATGCGTTCGCGCGTGGTAAGCCGTAACTCACTCAATAAAATTGCCGAAAAACTTGGAGTTGGACGTCTTGTAACCATGAGCAGTGTTCCTGTCAGCAATGCCTATACCGGCAATGCGCTGGAGGCGTTTTTTGGCGCTGTATATCTTGATAAAGGTTATTCTTTTGCTCAAAACCTGCTGATTAATTTTATTTTCGGCAGGCGCATAGATGTTGATGCATTTATTAACACGGAAACAAATTTTAAAAGCAAACTCATTGAATTTTGCCAGAAAGAAAAATCGAGTCTTGATTTCAGTATTGTGGAAGAAATTCAGGCCGGACGCAAAAAACAATATGTTTGTGAAGCCAGAATCAATGGAGAGGCCCGCAGCAGAGGAATTGACTATAGCATTAAGGGCGCCGAACAAAATGCTGCTGAGAAAGCGCTCGAAGTGCTGCGAAATGGCGCTGAATAA
- a CDS encoding diaminopimelate epimerase, whose protein sequence is MKTAYKFHGAGNDFILVDSFSEEKIFTEKEIKELCNRHTGIGADGLILIEKSPAASFRMIYFNSDGKEAEMCGNGARCAFAFAFSKKYCDHKSTFEASDGLHQGEIVLEKNAEWVVRITLRVSAAPTEIKDGSYFANTGVPHNVRIIDELKSIDVKSDGSLLRHNQQLFPDGANINFVLIKNNELFIRTYERGVEDETLACGTGITASALVANKFYGISFPVTVHAVGGLLRVDEQNGFLWLEGPARHVFTSTYL, encoded by the coding sequence ATGAAAACAGCCTATAAATTTCACGGTGCCGGAAACGATTTCATTCTTGTTGACAGCTTTAGTGAAGAAAAAATATTTACCGAAAAAGAAATCAAAGAGCTCTGCAACCGCCACACCGGAATCGGGGCAGACGGTCTTATTCTGATTGAAAAATCTCCGGCCGCATCCTTCAGGATGATCTATTTTAATTCCGACGGCAAAGAAGCCGAAATGTGCGGCAACGGCGCTCGTTGTGCTTTTGCTTTTGCCTTTTCAAAAAAATACTGCGACCACAAAAGCACTTTCGAAGCGAGTGATGGCCTGCATCAAGGTGAAATTGTGCTTGAAAAAAATGCAGAATGGGTTGTCAGAATCACTTTACGCGTTAGTGCAGCACCCACTGAAATAAAAGACGGATCCTACTTTGCCAACACCGGCGTTCCGCACAACGTTAGAATTATAGATGAACTAAAAAGCATTGATGTAAAATCGGACGGATCTCTGCTACGGCACAACCAACAACTTTTTCCCGACGGAGCCAATATCAACTTTGTGCTGATCAAAAACAACGAGTTGTTCATACGCACCTATGAGCGCGGAGTGGAAGATGAGACTCTTGCCTGTGGCACCGGAATCACTGCTTCAGCCTTGGTGGCAAATAAATTCTATGGCATTTCTTTTCCTGTGACCGTACATGCTGTTGGCGGTCTTTTGCGTGTGGATGAGCAGAACGGTTTTCTGTGGCTCGAAGGGCCTGCACGTCACGTTTTCACATCAACTTATTTATGA
- a CDS encoding RNA polymerase subunit sigma: MRQLKISKSITNRETASLDKYLQEIGKEELITAEQEVLLAQRIKQGDQIALEKLTRANLRFVVSVAKQYQNQGLSLPDLINEGNLGLIKAAQRFDETRGFKFISYAVWWIRQSILQSLAEQSRIVRLPLNQVGSLNKISKEASRLEQRFERPPSAEEIAFSLDLPEDKVMETMRLSGRHVSVDAPIVSDDVTSMLDVMVNHDAPRADQNLISESLSREIERSLATLSEKERDIINLYFGIGVNHSWTLEEIGVHFDLTRERVRQIKEKALRRLKHNSRSKLLKTYLG, translated from the coding sequence ATGAGACAACTAAAGATATCGAAATCCATTACCAATCGCGAAACAGCATCACTTGATAAATATCTTCAGGAAATAGGGAAAGAGGAACTTATTACTGCCGAGCAAGAAGTGCTGCTGGCACAGCGGATCAAACAGGGCGACCAGATTGCCCTTGAGAAACTGACACGTGCCAATCTTCGATTTGTTGTATCCGTTGCAAAGCAATATCAAAATCAGGGACTGAGTTTGCCCGACCTCATAAACGAGGGCAATCTCGGCCTTATTAAAGCTGCGCAACGATTTGACGAAACCCGCGGATTCAAATTTATTTCCTATGCTGTGTGGTGGATCCGTCAATCGATTTTGCAGTCGCTGGCAGAGCAATCGCGAATTGTCCGTCTGCCACTGAATCAGGTTGGATCGCTCAATAAAATTTCAAAAGAAGCTTCGAGGTTGGAACAGCGTTTTGAACGTCCGCCCTCAGCTGAAGAAATTGCATTTAGTCTTGATCTCCCTGAAGATAAAGTCATGGAAACAATGCGCTTGTCAGGGCGTCATGTCTCGGTCGATGCTCCAATTGTTAGTGATGACGTTACCAGCATGCTCGATGTGATGGTTAATCATGATGCTCCGCGTGCCGATCAGAATCTGATTAGTGAAAGTTTGTCACGCGAAATCGAACGGTCACTGGCAACACTCAGCGAAAAAGAAAGAGATATTATCAATCTTTATTTTGGCATTGGTGTTAATCACAGCTGGACACTCGAAGAAATCGGAGTGCATTTCGATCTCACACGCGAACGTGTTCGCCAGATTAAAGAAAAAGCACTGCGTCGCCTGAAGCATAATTCGAGAAGCAAATTGTTAAAGACGTATCTGGGGTAG